The DNA segment ATGGACCTTCCCTACCATGGGCGCCGCGCACCTCGAGAAACCCGTTCCGGCGAGCTTGCCATCACCGCAGATGTAGTGCGTACCCTTCGAGCCGTCAGACAGGCGGTTTGCGATGCGCGCGTTTTAATAGGCACACTTTGGGAGTTGGGATCAAGGGATATAGCGATTCTGGGTTTCAGCCTGGGCGGCTGGGTTGGTTCTTTGCTTGCACTTGCAGAACCTAAGGTTTCAAAAGCACTGCTCCTCACCCCGGTCGTGCGGCCTGAGGAGCTCTTTCTTAATTCGCCTCTCTTTAGTGCCCTGCGCAACGGCGTGCGAGAGCAAGACAGGGTTCAGGTCTTCAACAAGCTCCGCCACCTCTTTTTACCTGTGCATGGAATGCCGGTGATAGATCCAGAGCAGATCCATCTTATCGGCGCGCACGAGGACCCGCTTGCGCCACCGGACTCTTTAAGGGAACTTTCGTTGGGTTGGGGGTGCGGCGAGGATATACTTCCCGGCGGACACATAACCGTTTATCTCACCGGCCGGCTCTGGCGCAGGATATTCAGCCTCCTACACCCCAACCAGTCGCTACGCAACTGGTCGGGGATCCCTTAAAATGCTCCTTTTGCCTACGGGCACACTTGTTATCTTAGTGCACGGAGTGCACTAAGATAAAAGATCGCGATTAAATCCACGTGGCGTTGTCTAGCGACGGCGTGGGGTAGGTTCGGTTGACATACGCGCCTTCCCTGGCTAGACTTTGCAGGCTCACGAAAGTCCCTAAATCAAGGAGAGAAGATGTCAAAGACACAAGAAATTCTTGCCCAGACAGAAAGATACAGTGCCAACAACTACCACCCGCTGGATGTGGTTTTAAGTAAGGGCGAAGGCGTATGGGTGTGGGACGTAGATGGTGCGAAGTACATGGACATGCTGGCCGCCTACTCCGCGCTCAATCAGGGACACAGACACCCCAAGGTCCTTAAGGCGATGATCGAGCAGACCGAGCGCATCACCCTTACCTCGCGGGCGTTCCACAACGACATAATGGGAGAATTTCTCGAAAAGCTTTGTAAGGTCGCAGGTAAAGAGAAGGCCCTGCCCATGAACACCGGTGCCGAGGCGGTGGAGACCGCGATCAAGGCGGCCCGAAAGTGGGGATACAAGATCAAGGGCGTTCCCCCGGGCGCAGCCGAGATCGTAACCTGTGCAGGCAACTTCCACGGCCGCACCACCACGATCGTCGGCTTTTCCACCGAGCCTCAGTACCGCGACGGATTCGGCCCCTTCACCCCTGGATTTGTGACCATCCCCTACGGTGACATCGAAGCACTCAAGAACGCGATCAATGAGAACACGGTCGGCTTTCTCGTAGAGCCCATCCAGGGCGAGGGCGGGGTTGTGGTTCCACCTGAGGGATATCTAAAAGAAGCGGCTGAACTCTGCAAAAAGCACAACGTTCTCTTCATCGCCGACGAGATCCAGACCGGACTGGGCCGCACTGGTAAGATGTTCTGCTGCGAGCACGAAAACGTTGTTCCCGATATCTACATCCTGGGCAAGGCCCTAGGCGGCGGGGTCTATCCGGTTTCCGCTATCATCTGCAACGACGACATCATGCAGGTCTTTACCCCGGGCGATCACGGTTCCACGTTCGGGGGGAACCCCCTCGGCTCCGCCGTCGGCTTGGCAGCGCTGGATGTTCTTATAGAAGAAAAGCTCCCCGAGCGCGCGGCTGAGCTTGGCTCCTACTTTATGGACGAACTCCGCAAGATCGACTCCCCACACGTTGACCATGTGCGCGGCAAGGGTTTGATGATCGGTGTGGTCATCAAGGAAAGCTCGGGCACAGCTCGTCCCTTCTGCGAGAAGCTCAGAGATGAGGGCATCCTGGCCAAGGAGACCCATCACCAGGTGATCCGGTTCGCGCCGCCTCTGGTTATCACCGCCGAAGAGATCGACTGGGCGCTGAAAAGAATCAAAGAAGTGCTCCTTTTGTCCTAACGGACAAAAGATCGCAGACAAAACAATCTGGAGTGTCTGATGAACCGATTTGTATCTTCCGTTAGAGCCGCGTTTGTTTTTCTGCTGCTCGCAGGATGCGGGGATGATCTTCCCGATCTTGACTTTCGCCAGGAGATGGTGGATTTCGTTATCGAGATCTCTGATTACGCTGAGTCAGAAGACTCTACCTTCCTCATCTTCCCCCAGAACAACCCTGATCTTTGGTCCGAAGAGGGCTATCTTGACGCAGTGGACGGCATCGGACAGGAGGAGCTCTACTACGGATACGACGGTGACGGCGTTGCGACACCTGCCGAGGTCACATCAGAGTGGGAACAGGAACTGAGACACTTCCGGGATGCGGGCAAGCTGGTGCTGACCGTGGACTATCCATTCGACGATCCAGAGACTCCATCCTTCACCCCCCAGATCAGATCAAAGATAGACAGTGCCTACTCCAGATCGCAGACTCAGGGTTTCGTTTCCTACTGCGCGGTGCGTGAATTGATCTCGATCACCGTAAATCCCGGACACGAGCCGGAGCCGAATATGGAACCGATCACCTCCCTTGACGACGTTAAAGACCCCATCTACATCCTTCAGCATGGGGAATCGTTAAGCCGATCAAAGTTCTTGGACTCTTTGGCTTCTTTGTGGTTCGACCTCATAGTTATGGATCATGCGGACGACGACGGACTTTACACATCCGCTGAGATCTCTGGTCTCAAAGAGAAATCCGGCGCCATAATCTTGGCATATATGTCCATAGGCGAGGCCGAGGACTACCGCTTCTACTGGAAGGAGGAGTGGGACCGCAAACAGGATCGGCCGGAGTGGATCGAGGAGGAAAATCCCGACTGGGAAGGCAACTATCTGGTGCGCTACTGGGAGGATGCCTGGAAGCAGATAATCTTCGGTACCGACTCCTCGTATCTAGACGTAATCATGGCCCAGGGTTTCGACGGGGTGTACCTGGACAAGATCGACTCATATAGCTCCTTTTAACCTCCGGTTAAAAGATCGCGGGTTGTTGGAAAACGAAAATGACCGGTTGTTGCGGCCATTACCGATTTTATCCTGCGATCTTTTTCGTCCCTTAAAAGGGCGAAAAAGGAGCATTATATAGTCCCCGCGGTGTTAGGTCCTAACACCGCGGGGCAAAGGAAGCGGCCTATTCCCGCAATCCCACGTCACCCTGCGGCCGCCTCCCGACTCCTCTATCCTAGTTAAGCTTCAAGGAATGTCAAGGCTTGAATGTTCCTTATACCCTGAGAAGGAATCACGGTTTTCTGGCAATAAACAGCATCTCGCCCTTCACCCCACACGGCTGCTTCGCATCCATGCGGGGACCCCGATTTTATGCTCCTTTTTGCCTGTGGCAAAAAGATCGCAGATAGAAATAATTCAAGGTTTTCTGGCGATGAATAGCATTTCCCCATCGTGTCTGAATTCAGACCGCTCATAATCGCCGTAGAGGACCTCGACCTCCAGCCCTGCTTTCTCAAGCAAGAGCTCCGCTTCGAACCGCCACAGGTAGCGAACCGGGAAACGCCATACTTTACGGCGCAGATTGCCATCCTTGTCAGTCCAGTCGTAGATACGTTCTACGTTAATCATCTGGTTGACGTGGTCACGGGTTACCCGCTCGATGCGGGTGAGGAATCCATTGTCCGTTTCTTTGGTCCCTAGTGAGTAAAACATCCTCTTGTTGACCAGCCGCTCGTATGAGGGGGCAAACAGGGAGAGAACGAAGCGTCCGCCCACCTCAAGATGTTTTGCCACGCATGCTAGACAAGCCTCCTGATCGGCCCGGGGTTCCAGATGCTGGAAGGAGCGGAATGGGATGATCACTAACGGGAAAGTCCGACCCAGATCGAACTCCCTCATGTCACCCTGTACCCAGGTCAGAAGCTTTTGAGCGTCTTCAGACAGTTCATGAGCCTTCTTACGGGCAATCTCAAGCATCCCTTCGGATATCTCCAATCCCACCACCTCGAAGCCTGCCCTGGCAAGCTCTGTTGATACCCTGCCCGTGCCAGATGCCAACTCAAGCACTGGCGAGCCTTGTTCCCGCGCTAAATCCAGGTAGAAATCGACGTCACCCACATCGCCGGTTTCAACATCGTATACCTCTGCTACGCGGTCAAACACATGTTCTTGTTCCATGCCTACTCCTTTATAGCCAGAACCTTCTGCCGGCGATTGTCCCAGGTTAAGGGTTCCTTATCCAGGGTTCCCCACGCATCTTTGAATTTCAAGCCATGTCGTGCAAACAGATCAACGAGCTCGTGCAGGGAGTATATCCTGTGTTTGATCTTTCGTTCGACCTTCCTGCCCTTGCCCATAAAGGTCCAGATTGCGGTGGCGTAAGAGGTTGCGAGGTCGAACTCTCGTTCTTCCAGAATGTAGTCGCCTTCGTATTCAGACCAGCCGCGCCTTTGGAAGTTTCTCACGATCCAGTCCCGGTTCACGATATCCATGAGGAAACGACCGCCCGGCTTGAGTGCACGAAAGACACCGGCTATCACCTTCTCGTTCTCCTCACGAGAGCGGAAGAAGCCGAACGAGGTGTAGAAGTTGAAGACCGCGTCCAGTTCCTCGTTAAAGGGCATATCCCGCATGTCGGCCTGCACGAAGTCAACGTTCAGCCCTTCGTTCTTTGCCTCGAGCCCGGCATTTTCGATATAGAGCCCAGTCAAGTCCAGGCCGGTAACGTGCGCAAAACCTCTGCGTGCCAGCTCCAGAGCATGACGACCCATACCGCAAGCCAAGTCAAGGACCTTTGAATCCTTATCTATCTCTAATACGTGGACTATGAAATCCGTCTCCTTTTTGGTTTGTTCGGGGTCGATGGATTCAAGGCCAAGTCTGCCCCATCGTTCATCGAACACTTCTTCCCACCACGCCATATTTATCTCCTTTCGGTTAGGTGGTTTGTTTGTCTTCCCCGACTTCCGATCGGGGTCCCCACACGAGTGCGAAGCAATCGTGTGGGGTGAAAAAAATTACCCCCGCCGGTTTTCATCGCCGGCGGGGGCAGAATCTCCTTACTATCCCGTTAAGGAGCCTCGACCTGACCGGCGCCAGCGGTGGTGATTACCACCACAGCAAGGCACAGCCCAAAATTACCGTCGGACGGCATCTGAAGCCTGGTCAAGTCAATACTTCTCATAGCCCGAATTATACCTAAGGGATGTACGTTGTCAACGTAAATATCTGTATGTTGGAAGGCTCTTGAGTGATTATTCATATCCCACTCGTTAAAGGGTGAAGACAGTGTTGACAAACAAGTCGAGTTAGGTAGACTCGGGTGTGGAGGCATCCTCACTCAAGGTTCTTGTTCTTGCCGGACCCGGCACAAACTGCGACGCGGAGACGCTCTTTGCGTTCCGTCATCTTGGCTGTAATGCCGATGAAGAGACCCTGCGTATGCTCTCTCGTCACCCTGAAAAGCTTGCCGAGTATCAAATCTTGATCTTACCCGGCGGATTCACCTACGGCGACTACGTGGGTGCCGGGATGCTTTTCGCCGCGGATCTGCGCCACACTATAGGCGATGAGATCTTAAGGTTTCTTGCGGAAGGCAAGTTTATCCTCGGAATCTGCAACGGCTTCCAGGTGCTTGTTAAAAGCGGACTGCTGCCGACTTTTGAAAAACCGTTCGAGAAGCCTTCGGTCACGCTTGAGGCAAACAAATCCCTGCGTTTTGAGGATCGCTGGGTGCATCTTAAGTCCGAAGGCAAGAGCTTCTGGACTTGTGGTTTGCCCAAGATAATCACTTTGCCTGTGGCGCACGCCGAGGGGCGCTTTCTTGCCCGTGACAAGAAGGTGTTGCATCGTTTGCAAGCTGAAGGTCGGGTTTTACTCCGCTACTGTGGCGGAGATGGTGCCTCACCTAAGTACCCTGAGGACCCCAACGGATCCGAGGATCACATTGCAGCGATTACCGACTCCACCGGCCAGGTTATGGGCATGATGCCTCATCCCGAGAGGTTCATGCTGCCCCAGCAGCATCCTTCTCACACGCGGGGGGAGTCTCGTGGCAAGCCGGACGGGTATCTTCTCCTATCCAATCTTGTGAAGGAAGCCTGCAGCCGATTCAGCTAGGCGCTCTTGAGGAAAGCATGATCGTTTGCTGTAGATATAAGTGAGGCCGCCATCACCCGCTCTAAAAAATAGGTGGGGGGGCCTAAAGGGCTAAGGGATATCTGGGGTGTTACGGGTGTTATATCCTTAGATGTTCTGGAGCGTTAGCTCCAAGTAATAATGAGAATACCCTATGAGATACAATAAGTATCTCAAGGGGCAGACTCTGCCCCGAAGGGGTACGGGGTGTTACGGGGTGTTACCCTGGGTATGTAGGCGGCGATGCGGATTGATCCGATGCATCCAAAAGATGCAGGAACGTATGAGTGATCTCCTTCGCCGCCAGTTTGATGTGAAGGAAGATGAGGCCCAGCTTGACGTTTTCGTCTGTTACCACCACCAGCACGTTATCCTGACCGGTGTTGGTTATGATGGTATAGCCCCTATCGCCTTTCACGTAGACCTGTTGAAGTTTCCCATGCCGGAACTCCTGGACAGTTCTGTCGCCAAGCCCCAGAAGGGTAGCGGCTATGGCGGCTATGTCGTCGTCGTTCGTTCCTGGCAGCAGGGCGGATGCAAGCATCAACCCGTCCATACTTACCACCGCGGAGGCCTGAATCTCAGGGGCAGCCTGATTGAGTCTTAATAGAAGACCGCGCAGTTTCCCTTCTAGTCCGAGCATCTATCCTCCACTTTTAAGGACTCACTATATTGAAGTATACCTGCTTTGTCAAGTGGGGCTTTCAGGTTTCCAGACGAGGATGTTTGAACGTCTGGTGAACGAACCCTATCCCAAACGGTAGCAATCCGGCCGACGGTCATAAAATAGATGGTTGCAGGAGGTAACATATTTGTCTCCGGCAATGGAAGGATCAATCTCTGCCGTTATCAGCGCCTCCTCCTCGCCGAGCGACGCCAGTATCTCTCCTTTAGTCCCCAGTATTCGGCTCTGTCCAATAAAACGCAGCTCTTCACCTTGGCTTTGTTCTGCACCTATACGGTCTGAGAGCAGATAGAAGACGTGGTTTTCAATCGCTCGTGTCAGGGCGGCTCGAGGGCAGTATGGCAGGACAAGGTTCGCCGGGTGGCAGATGATCTCGGCCCCAGCAAGAGCCAGGGAACGGGCTGACTCCGGGAATATCCAGTCAAAGCAGACCATCATTCCGATCTTGGCTTCCCCCAGATCAAATACAGGAAAGCCCACGTTGCCCGGCTCAAATAGCTCCTTCTCCTTATCAAACAGATGCACCTTGCGGTAAGTCCCCAGATGTCCTTGTAGAGAAAAGAGCACCGCCGAGTTGTAAAGAATCTCTTTCTCCTTCTCAGCCACCCCGCAGACTACATGCCCACCGATCGTTCCGGCAAGTTCGGTAAGGAACTCGCTCGTTTGGCCTCCTGGGAAGGCCTCTGCCAGGAGGGCAAGCTCGGCTTTGGAACCGAAGAGATAGCCGGTTGTGGCAAGCTCCGGTAACACAAGCAGATCAAGTTGTGTGCTTCCACACAGCTTTTTAATCTTTCTAAAGTTGGATTCCTTATCCCCCCGGATTGGCGCAAACTGCAGGAGGGCTGCGTGCATCAGTCAAGAAACCGCGCAAGCCCCTGGGTCCATGCTGCGCGTATCTCATCAACGGAGGCGGTTGCCACCGTGCGGCGACCGTCGTCGGTAAACACAAGACGTTGATCGTTGGTTGTCTCGCCTATCTGCGCGAAGGCCTCTCCTGCCATGATCTTCTCGAACTCCGCAGCGTTGGCTTCTGCGACCTCAAGGAGCATCCGACTCTGGGTTTCTGAAAACAACAGGTAATCTGCACGATCAATCTTCTTTTCGGTGGAAATCGAAGCAAGATGTATGCGCGCACCCCGCTCCCCCCCCATGCACATCTCAGCGATCGCCACCCCCAGCCCGCCGTCGGAAAGATCGTGTGCCGCAAGCACAAGAGCAGCTCGTATAGCTCGCTCGATCTTGCGGTAGAGCTTGCGTGCACCTTTCATATCGACCACGGGCACCCTCGTGCCCAGCTTCTTGTGCATACGCAGATACTCCGAGCCTCCCAGCTCCAGCCTTGTCTCGCCAACAAGATAGATGCGCGAGCGCGGTTGTTTGAAGTCAGTGGTAAGGGTTTTGTGGACGTCGCGTACAAGTGCGAGGCCTGAGATAAGAAGGGTGGTTGGGATGTTTATCTTCCCGTCTTTGGCGGAGGCAAAGAAGTTGTTAAGGCTGTCCTTGCCAGAGATAAAGGGCGTTCCGTAGGCTCTTATCCCGTCCCTGCATGCTTTTGCGGCTTGAACCAGTTCGTAGAGTATGCGTTCGTCCGAGGCGTCGCCTGCGCAGAAGTTATCAAGCAAGGAGATGCGATTAAGGCGTCCTCCCACCGCGATCAGATTGCGGATCGCTTCGTCTATTGCCGCCGCGGCCGAAGCGTATGCGTTAATGAGTGCGTAGCGCGGCGCGAGCCCTGCGGCAACTGCGATTCCTGAATTATCATCCAGCAAGGGCTGGACAACGGTCGCGTCCGAAGGAGCGTCGTGCTTTGTGCCTATAAGAGGTTTGAGAACCGTCCCGCCCTTGACCTCGTGGTCGTACTGCCGAATCACCCATTCCTTGGAAGCAACGTTGATCTGACCCAGAAGGCGCAGGAGCGCCTGGCCCAGATCCCGAGGTGCCACGACATCGCTCTCCTTGCACGGCTTTTGTCCAGGTGGCTTCAACTTGAAGCTTCTTGAAGGTAATCCATTGTGCAGAAAACCCATATCAAGAGCAGCCACTTCTTTATTCCGGTAGCGCAGGTGCAAGACCTTGTCGTCGGTGACCTCCCCGATCACGGTTGCCTCTATCCCTATCTCGTCTGCCAGGCTCATGAACCCCTCGACCTTATCAGGCTTAACGAATATAACCATGCGTTCCTGGGACTCGGAGATCCATATCTCGTGGTGGGCAAGACCGGCATACTTCAGTGGTACGCGGTCCAGATCAACAACGCAGCCTTTGTTTTTGGTCATCTCGCCCACCGCGGATGAGAGTCCGCCGCCACCGCAGTCGGTGATCGAGGCAATCAATCCGCGATCCCTCGCAGCTATCACCAGATCACGCAGTAGCTTCTCCTCTATAGGATTGCCTATCTGGACAGCGGAGCCGTGCTTGGCATGTGAGGAGCCGGCAAGCGAGATCGAGGCAAAGGTCACCCCGTGCACCCCGTCCCTGCCGGTACGCGCACCTGCAAGGATTATTACGTCCCCTTTGGAGACCTTCTTTGCAACCTTTGCTTTCGGTATAATAGCAAGTGTCCCGCAGTAGACCAGCGGGTTTGCAAGGTAGAGTTCATCGAAGTAAAGAGCACCTGATGCAGTGGGGATGCCCATGCGGTTTCCGTAGTCGCGTACCCCTCTCACCACCCCTTCAAGTATGCGGCGCGGCGGGAGCACTCCCTTGGGGAGCTTTCGCGATGGGAAGCCGGGTGGGCCGAAGCAGAAGACGTCGGTGTTGAGGATGGGATCAGCCCCCTGCCCCGTTCCCAAGGCGTCCCTTATAACACCTCCGATTCCCGTAGCCGCGCCGCCGTAAGGCTCGATCGCCGAGGGATGGTTGTGGGTCTCTACCTTGAACGCCACTGCTACGTCAGCAGAAAACTCCACCACCCCTGCATTGTCGGTAAACAGCGAAAGGCACCATGGACGATCGAGTTCCCGCGAGGGCTTCATGATGGTATCAGCAAGGAGGTTGCCGAACTTCTCACCCTCCACCTCAAAGGCGGCGTTAAATGTCTTATGCACGCAGTGCTCTGACCACGTCTGGGCCAAGGTCTCCATCTCGGTAAGGGTCGGATTGCGTTCGAGCTTTGCGAAGTGATTCCTTATCGCCTTTATCTCGGTAAGATTAAAGTGCCAGTCGCGCTTTGTGGAAAGTTCGAGGAGTTCTTTATCCGAAAGCCCGGCAAGTTCGATTTCTTCTATCTTGAATCTTGTCCCTCTATGCCTTGGGAATGGCTCCTCGCCCCTTACAGCCAGATGCTGGATCAACGGATTGAAGAGATGGCGCTCCGCAAATCGCACAAGCTTTGCCCTGGGTACCGACGCCGGGAACATAAAGCGCGTGGCCCTGCGAACATCGTCTACCGCGATCTGGCGGTTCCTAAGGTGGTTTAAGACCCAGTTTGATTCAGGATCGGTTACGCCAGGATGGTACCAAACCTCAACCGCACGCATGCCCGGTGGCTGGGAGCGCCCGAGGGAAACCACCTCGCTTACAGGGTCGGCGAAAAGTTCTGCAGCAAGGGCTTCGATCTCCTTCTTCTCAAGTTTGCTCTTAAGGAAGTATACGCGTATGATGGAAAGCCCTTTTGAGGGTAGCCCCTCCTCGGAGAGCAAGCGTGCAAGACCCTCCACCTGAGGATCGGCGCCTTTTTTGGAAACCTCGATCCTGTAAATCACCACAGATAATAGTCCGCTTGCAGAGGATGTCAACAGGTAAAAGTAGATCGTCGGCTAAATCGGCCTCGCAGACTGGTTTCTTCTTTTTGCGCTTCCGCTTCTTTGCCATTGGCCTCGATTATAAAGGGGTTGGGGGTAAGTCAAGCGTGATGTACGACTGTCGAAGCTTGACAAGAAGGGTAGGTTCTATATATTTAAGTTATGCCAACCATTGAGGTAAAGGTTGAACCTAAGGTCCTAATATGGGCCAGGGAAAGCATTGCCATGAAAGAAGAAGATGCTGCTAAACGGCTAAAGACAACACGGGAAGTAATAGAAGAATTCGAATCTGGGGCGCGGAAACCACGTTTAACACAATTAGAGAAACTCGCCAACCTCTATAAGCGGCCGCTTGCTGCGCTCTTGTTATCTTCCCCTCCCAAGCCATACCCTATTCCAAAGGATTTTCGGACCCTACCCTATAAAAAACCCTTCACTTCTGAAACTTTCCTTGCTCTTCGTCGCGCTAGGCGACTTCAAAATTTGGCGGCTGAATTAGTACGAGAACTTGATTATGAGATAATACGTAACATCAGAGAAATACAGTTGCCTGACCGTGAGAATGTCGCTGAACGAGCGGAAATAATAGCAATTGAAGAAAGAGAGAGGTTAAGGGTCAAAGTAGAAGATCAATTTAATTGGGAGAGCAGTCTCAATGCCCTTGATGAGTGGCGAACTGTAATTGAACTTTTAGGGGTTTTTATTATCCAGATTCGAATGCCTGTAGACCAAACAAGGGGGTTCACTTTATCAGAAGGGAATATACCAATCATTGTACTTAACGGCAGGGACTCCCACAATGGAAGAATATTCACCCTTTTCCACGAATACTGCCATCTTATGCTAAATGATACAGGTATATGTGGTGAAATGTTAAGAAGCAACTTAGATACAGAGATGTTCTGCAACCGTTTTGCAGGTGCATTTCTAGTTCCGAGTTCAGCTCTTTTAAAACATGAATTGATAATGCCTTTTAAAGGTTTAGTAGAATGGGCTGATGATGTTTTGGAAAAAGTATCGAGGGATTTCAAAGTTAGCAAACTAGTTATTTTGAGAAGACTGTTGGATTTAGGCCGTACGCCTAAAGATTACTACAACATGAAATTAGAGGAGTGGAAACCATACAAATCAGGCGGGGGTGGGGGTGGCCGCAATATGGCTAAAGAGTGTCTTAGAAACAACGGTGGGACATTCGTTTCTTTAGTTTTGAGTGCTTATGGGAACGAAAGGATCACATCTGCTGACGTTGCCGATTATTTAGGAACTCGCCTACAGTATATCCCTGAATTAGAACAGCTATTAAGAGCTGTTGATTAATCATGCCTGAGCTTTTTCAAGGATACTGTATAGATACAGCACCGTTGATCGATTTATATCGGAGGAAGTACCCACCTGATATTTTTCCGGGTGTGTTGATTGAAATAGAAACGCTTGTTAAAGAAGGGGTCTTGGTTGCACCAAGACAGGTTTTACGCGAACTTGAGGATTACGAAGAACGAAAAAAGAGAGAAGAGCAAACCGAAGAACCGGATAAACTCCTTGAGTGGGCGAAAAGGCATAAAAAGATGTTTATAAACCCTGATGAAAGTGAAAACAACTACATGGGTATTGCAACGCAAATTATTAATGAAATAATACCAGGCTACGGTAAAACTTTAGTTGATGAAGAAAAAGAAAAAGAGGACGCTGATCCTTTTGTAATCGCTTTGGCAAAACTTAGAGGGTGGGTGGTTATTAACTCGGAGAGTTCTAACCCACCAAACTTAAATGCACGCCCCAAAATACCTGACGTATGCGCATATCATAAAGTGGAGTGCATTGATTTGCTTGAGTTTTTCAGAAGACAAAAATGGGTTTTCAGGCATCAGGGTTAGAAATCTATTATTCTTCTTGCTCCTGCATATCGGTGTTCATAGTAGATGTTGCCTTCCCATTTGACTACTATCACACCCCTAGAGGATGATGCGTGCACCATCTTGCCGTCCCACAGGTAGATGCCCACGTGGTTGATGCTGCCCTTCCTGCCTCTGCGAAAGAAAACCAGATCGCCCATCTTCAGGTTGCGCCTCGAAACCGACCTGCCCATCTTGAACTGTTTGCTTGCCGAGTGCGGCAGCTTCACCCCGAATCTCTTAAGAACCGTCATTGTGAAGCCTGAGCAGTCGGTTCCTTTAGGTGTCGAGCCTCCGTAGAGGTAAGGGGTTCCCTTGAAGCGGCGTATCTCCTCAACAAGGGCGTCGCGCTGTGGCGTGCGTGTGGTTCGCGGCACGCATCCTGCCCCCGTAACACACCACATCACAATCAACAGCATCCCCCCCATCACCAGCACACCCCGGATAA comes from the candidate division TA06 bacterium B3_TA06 genome and includes:
- the rocD gene encoding ornithine--oxo-acid transaminase; translation: MSKTQEILAQTERYSANNYHPLDVVLSKGEGVWVWDVDGAKYMDMLAAYSALNQGHRHPKVLKAMIEQTERITLTSRAFHNDIMGEFLEKLCKVAGKEKALPMNTGAEAVETAIKAARKWGYKIKGVPPGAAEIVTCAGNFHGRTTTIVGFSTEPQYRDGFGPFTPGFVTIPYGDIEALKNAINENTVGFLVEPIQGEGGVVVPPEGYLKEAAELCKKHNVLFIADEIQTGLGRTGKMFCCEHENVVPDIYILGKALGGGVYPVSAIICNDDIMQVFTPGDHGSTFGGNPLGSAVGLAALDVLIEEKLPERAAELGSYFMDELRKIDSPHVDHVRGKGLMIGVVIKESSGTARPFCEKLRDEGILAKETHHQVIRFAPPLVITAEEIDWALKRIKEVLLLS
- a CDS encoding SAM-dependent methyltransferase; this encodes MEQEHVFDRVAEVYDVETGDVGDVDFYLDLAREQGSPVLELASGTGRVSTELARAGFEVVGLEISEGMLEIARKKAHELSEDAQKLLTWVQGDMREFDLGRTFPLVIIPFRSFQHLEPRADQEACLACVAKHLEVGGRFVLSLFAPSYERLVNKRMFYSLGTKETDNGFLTRIERVTRDHVNQMINVERIYDWTDKDGNLRRKVWRFPVRYLWRFEAELLLEKAGLEVEVLYGDYERSEFRHDGEMLFIARKP
- the purQ gene encoding phosphoribosylformylglycinamidine synthase I — protein: MEASSLKVLVLAGPGTNCDAETLFAFRHLGCNADEETLRMLSRHPEKLAEYQILILPGGFTYGDYVGAGMLFAADLRHTIGDEILRFLAEGKFILGICNGFQVLVKSGLLPTFEKPFEKPSVTLEANKSLRFEDRWVHLKSEGKSFWTCGLPKIITLPVAHAEGRFLARDKKVLHRLQAEGRVLLRYCGGDGASPKYPEDPNGSEDHIAAITDSTGQVMGMMPHPERFMLPQQHPSHTRGESRGKPDGYLLLSNLVKEACSRFS
- the purL gene encoding phosphoribosylformylglycinamidine synthase subunit PurL; translated protein: MIYRIEVSKKGADPQVEGLARLLSEEGLPSKGLSIIRVYFLKSKLEKKEIEALAAELFADPVSEVVSLGRSQPPGMRAVEVWYHPGVTDPESNWVLNHLRNRQIAVDDVRRATRFMFPASVPRAKLVRFAERHLFNPLIQHLAVRGEEPFPRHRGTRFKIEEIELAGLSDKELLELSTKRDWHFNLTEIKAIRNHFAKLERNPTLTEMETLAQTWSEHCVHKTFNAAFEVEGEKFGNLLADTIMKPSRELDRPWCLSLFTDNAGVVEFSADVAVAFKVETHNHPSAIEPYGGAATGIGGVIRDALGTGQGADPILNTDVFCFGPPGFPSRKLPKGVLPPRRILEGVVRGVRDYGNRMGIPTASGALYFDELYLANPLVYCGTLAIIPKAKVAKKVSKGDVIILAGARTGRDGVHGVTFASISLAGSSHAKHGSAVQIGNPIEEKLLRDLVIAARDRGLIASITDCGGGGLSSAVGEMTKNKGCVVDLDRVPLKYAGLAHHEIWISESQERMVIFVKPDKVEGFMSLADEIGIEATVIGEVTDDKVLHLRYRNKEVAALDMGFLHNGLPSRSFKLKPPGQKPCKESDVVAPRDLGQALLRLLGQINVASKEWVIRQYDHEVKGGTVLKPLIGTKHDAPSDATVVQPLLDDNSGIAVAAGLAPRYALINAYASAAAAIDEAIRNLIAVGGRLNRISLLDNFCAGDASDERILYELVQAAKACRDGIRAYGTPFISGKDSLNNFFASAKDGKINIPTTLLISGLALVRDVHKTLTTDFKQPRSRIYLVGETRLELGGSEYLRMHKKLGTRVPVVDMKGARKLYRKIERAIRAALVLAAHDLSDGGLGVAIAEMCMGGERGARIHLASISTEKKIDRADYLLFSETQSRMLLEVAEANAAEFEKIMAGEAFAQIGETTNDQRLVFTDDGRRTVATASVDEIRAAWTQGLARFLD